A portion of the Punica granatum isolate Tunisia-2019 chromosome 7, ASM765513v2, whole genome shotgun sequence genome contains these proteins:
- the LOC116214061 gene encoding E3 ubiquitin-protein ligase RING1-like encodes MASSGGSAGPGGGGASPQLYFCYQCNRTVSITPSPSSDLLCPDCNSGFLEEYETPNPSPNPIFSFDPFVSPAGGGSGVSFSSSTGFPFMFSTSGGGAAGTGGFDDLAALLAGGGSAAFNPGGNPDVFNPGGNPDVFNPLLFLQNYFQTLRSGGANIQFVIENSPGAGGDAAFRIPANINLGDYFIGPGLEQLIQQLAENDPNRYGTPPASKSAVAALPVVKISEELLSSDSSQCAVCKDAFEIGEEAKEMPCKHIYHNDCILPWLELHNSCPVCRYELPTNDPDYEQRAHGGAAPHAPPDQGQPEATNELGSQNSQAAERRFRISLPFPWPFRAFGSPAETSNSGSGNINNDNDGGNSNSGNREGHRDSAPETRQEDLD; translated from the coding sequence ATGGCATCCTCGGGCGGCAGCGCCGGCCCCGGCGGTGGCGGCGCCAGTCCTCAGCTCTATTTCTGTTACCAGTGCAATCGCACCGTCTCGATAACGCCATCCCCGTCCTCCGATCTCCTCTGCCCCGATTGCAACTCCGGCTTCCTGGAGGAATACGAAACCCCTAACCCTAGCCCCAATCCCATCTTCTCCTTCGACCCCTTCGTCTCCCCAGCGGGCGGTGGCTCCGGCGTCAGCTTCAGCTCCAGCACCGGATTCCCCTTCATGTTTAGCACCTCTGGGGGCGGCGCCGCTGGAACCGGAGGATTTGACGATCTAGCGGCCCTCTTAGCAGGTGGCGGCAGCGCGGCCTTCAACCCTGGCGGCAATCCCGACGTCTTCAACCCTGGCGGCAATCCCGACGTCTTCAAccccctcctcttcctccagaACTACTTCCAAACCCTTAGGTCGGGCGGGGCCAATATCCAGTTCGTGATCGAGAATAGCCCCGGGGCAGGCGGCGATGCGGCATTCCGAATTCCGGCGAACATCAACCTCGGTGACTACTTCATCGGCCCTGGCCTCGAGCAACTGATCCAGCAGCTCGCGGAGAATGATCCGAATCGCTATGGGACGCCCCCAGCTTCGAAATCTGCTGTGGCAGCCCTCCCTGTGGTCAAAATTTCTGAAGAGCTCCTCTCTTCAGACTCCTCGCAATGTGCGGTTTGTAAGGATGCCTTCGAGATCGGAGAAGAAGCCAAAGAAATGCCCTGCAAGCACATCTACCACAACGACTGCATTTTGCCGTGGCTCGAGCTCCACAACTCCTGCCCAGTTTGTCGTTACGAGCTGCCCACCAACGACCCTGATTACGAGCAACGGGCCCATGGCGGAGCGGCCCCCCATGCTCCACCCGATCAGGGGCAGCCTGAAGCCACAAATGAGTTGGGCTCGCAGAATTCCCAAGCTGCGGAGAGGCGGTTTAGGATTTCTTTGCCGTTCCCCTGGCCTTTCAGGGCTTTTGGCTCGCCCGCAGAGACGAGTAATAGTGGGAGTGGGAATATCAACAATGACAATGATGGTGGGAATTCAAATTCTGGTAACAGGGAAGGTCACAGGGACTCTGCACCCGAGACGAGGCAGGAGGATCTTGACTGA